A single genomic interval of Pseudomonas sp. FeN3W harbors:
- a CDS encoding Coenzyme F420 hydrogenase/dehydrogenase, beta subunit C-terminal domain — MKASLNRVLNNDLCSGCGMCSSVADDDAIKIRLTGDGYHRPVLNSQYQNKPVANAQTSAAFAKSCPALNLDIRPYKSENYHPIWGEILDTLKGYAADNEIRQAGSSGGVISALAQYCLENKLVDGVIQIQASQTDPLENVATISRSRQNVIASSGSRYAPASPGEALRWVAMSTEKYLFIGKPCDVAAVRQMQQHNPRLKENIPYIVSFMCAGTPSLQGTEQVLDKLEVKRSDVTAFRYRGDGWPGLTKATLKNGDERTMTYNDSWGKVLNRHLQTRCKICPDGIGEFADIVCADGWEGDEKGYPSFEEREGNSLILVRTAKGRELFRNAEAAGVVKAEAFDTGGIFSIQPFQYYRRTTILPRLLAMKLLLLKTPTYKGFELGKGVKEIGFYQSFKAFTGLLVRRKKIKKRALETA; from the coding sequence ATGAAAGCTTCATTGAATCGCGTGCTGAACAACGACTTGTGCAGCGGCTGTGGCATGTGCAGCTCGGTCGCAGACGACGACGCTATCAAGATTCGTCTGACTGGCGATGGCTATCACCGTCCGGTCCTCAACAGCCAGTACCAGAACAAGCCGGTGGCCAACGCGCAGACCAGCGCCGCTTTCGCCAAGTCCTGCCCGGCGCTGAATCTGGATATTCGCCCGTACAAGTCGGAGAACTACCACCCGATATGGGGCGAGATCCTCGACACTCTCAAAGGCTACGCCGCTGATAACGAGATCCGTCAGGCTGGCTCGTCCGGCGGCGTGATCTCGGCGCTGGCGCAGTATTGCCTGGAGAACAAGCTGGTCGATGGCGTGATCCAGATCCAGGCTTCGCAGACCGATCCGCTGGAGAACGTCGCCACCATCAGCCGCTCGCGGCAGAACGTCATCGCCTCTTCCGGCTCTCGCTACGCGCCGGCCAGCCCGGGCGAAGCGCTGAGGTGGGTGGCCATGTCCACCGAGAAGTACCTTTTCATCGGCAAGCCGTGCGACGTCGCCGCCGTGCGCCAGATGCAGCAGCACAACCCGCGGCTAAAGGAGAACATTCCCTACATCGTCTCCTTCATGTGCGCCGGCACGCCGAGCCTGCAGGGCACCGAGCAGGTGCTGGACAAGCTGGAGGTAAAACGCAGCGACGTCACCGCCTTCCGCTACCGCGGCGACGGCTGGCCGGGGCTGACCAAGGCCACGCTGAAGAATGGCGACGAACGCACCATGACCTACAACGATTCCTGGGGAAAGGTGCTCAACCGCCACCTGCAAACCCGCTGCAAGATCTGCCCGGACGGCATTGGCGAATTCGCCGACATCGTCTGCGCCGATGGCTGGGAAGGCGATGAAAAGGGCTACCCCTCCTTCGAGGAGCGCGAGGGCAATTCGCTGATTCTGGTACGCACCGCAAAAGGTCGCGAACTTTTTCGCAACGCGGAGGCTGCTGGCGTTGTCAAAGCCGAGGCTTTCGATACGGGCGGCATCTTCTCCATTCAGCCGTTCCAGTACTACCGCCGCACGACGATCCTGCCGCGGCTGCTGGCGATGAAGCTGCTGTTGCTCAAGACCCCTACGTACAAAGGCTTCGAGCTTGGCAAAGGGGTAAAGGAGATCGGGTTCTACCAGAGCTTCAAGGCGTTCACCGGTCTCTTGGTGCGGCGCAAGAAGATCAAGAAGCGGGCGCTGGAAACAGCTTGA